One region of Armigeres subalbatus isolate Guangzhou_Male chromosome 3, GZ_Asu_2, whole genome shotgun sequence genomic DNA includes:
- the LOC134224786 gene encoding leucine-rich repeat-containing protein 69-like — MTSKLNQIMSNVEDKIRFHYVCYLVDKCIEENGRKLNLSRSKIKTVPPALAACTFLSKLSLDGNFISSASITGLHSLIFLRYLTLNDNELSEFPEELCELKFVEFLNIGANPIDHLPDSIGKLKNLITLWCNDMLLEQLPEQIGVLRKLKTFGARNNRLKALPESFGELRRLKWLSLENNGIDTLPGSFAKLANLTHLNMARNRFNGIHTTISKLRRLKYCSFEENFIENVTEAALAELDYIKTLLLAGNRIDCTVLTQERVVPFKFDIFNEIVTEDWEFSLPNSELNLLDTSDEETFEEPYEMELPLQARFCSPA; from the coding sequence atgacttcaaaattaaatcaaataatGTCGAACGTGGAGGACAAAATTCGTTTCCACTACGTGTGCTACCTGGTCGACAAATGTATCGAGGAAAACGGCAGAAAATTAAATCTCTCCCGATCCAAGATAAAGACCGTCCCACCAGCGCTGGCAGCGTGTACCTTTCTCTCGAAGCTGTCCCTCGATGGCAATTTTATCTCATCGGCATCAATCACGGGCCTTCATTCGCTGATTTTTCTCCGCTACCTAACGCTGAACGACAACGAATTGagcgaattcccggaggagctttgCGAGCTGAAGTTTGTCGAATTTCTAAACATTGGAGCCAATCCGATAGACCACCTACCCGATTCCATCGgcaaattgaaaaatctaaTTACTCTCTGGTGTAACGATATGCTGTTGGAGCAACTGCCGGAGCAGATCGGCGTATTGCGAAAGCTCAAAACGTTCGGTGCTCGAAATAATCGACTGAAGGCCTTGCCGGAGTCGTTCGGTGAACTGAGGCGCTTGAAGTGGCTTTCATTGGAAAATAATGGAATCGATACTCTACCCGGGTCCTTCGCCAAGCTTGCCAATTTAACCCATCTGAATATGGCACGAAATCGATTCAACGGCATACACACGACAATTTCGAAGCTTAGACGGTTGAAGTACTGCTCGTTCGAGGAGAATTTTATAGAAAATGTTACTGAGGCTGCGCTGGCAGAATTGGATTATATTAAGACTCTTCTGCTTGCCGGTAATCGAATTGATTGCACAGTTCTTACGCAGGAGAGGGTGGTGCCCTTTAAGTTCGATATTTTCAACGAGATTGTTACTGAGGATTGGGAATTCAGTCTACCAAACAGTGAGTTGAATTTGCTGGACACTAGTGATGAAGAAACTTTTGAGGAACCGTACGAAATGGAACTGCCTCTGCAGGCTCGATTCTGTTCACCTGCATAA